ATATCCGGCGCCGGGACGGTAGGGGTGGGAATCGGGGGTGTGGGGACGAAGTTGGTCATGGGGTTCTCTCTTCTTTGAAAGGGTCTTTGGTGTTCGGTACCAAACTGACTCGCATTTGTTGTCGTTTTGGAGCCCCATAACGACAACTACTGCGAGTCAGTTGGGCTGCCCGGTGGTTAGGCACCGAATTTAGGAGTGTGGACGGTGCCGAGGGTGATGTGCACAGCCTGCTGGTCGGTGTAGAAATCGATGGAGCGGTAGCCGCCTTCGTGGCCCAGGCCCGAGGCCTTGACGCCGCCGAACGGGGTGCGCAGGTCCCGGACGTTGTGGCTGTTGAGCCACACCATGCCGGCCTCGACGTTCTGCGCGAAGTTGTGGGCTCGGGTCAGGTTCTGGGTCCAAATGTAGGCCGCCAGTCCGTATTTGGTGTTGTTCGCCAAGGCGAGGGCTTCGTCGTCGTTCTCGAACGGGGTGATCGCTACGACGGGACCGAAGATTTCCTCCTGGAAGATCCGCGCGTCGGGGGCGACGTCGGCGAACACGGTGGGCGCGATGTAGTTGCTGTTGTTGAGCCCTGCGGGCAAGTTTTCCGGGCGACCACCGCCGGCGAGCAGCCGGCCTTCGGACTTGCCGATCTCCACATACGAGGCGACCTTGGCGTAGTGCTCGGGGTGGACGAGGGCGCCGACCTGGGTCTTGGGGTCGTGCGGGTCCCCGACGACGATGTTCTTCGCGCGGGCCGCGTACTTTTCGCAGAACTCGTCGTAGATGGCGCGTTCGACGAGGATGCGTGAGCCGGCGGTGCAGCGTTCCCCGTTGAGGGAGAAGACCCCGAACAGTGCCGAGTCGATCGCTGCGTCCAGATCGGCGTCGGCGAACACGACGCACGGCGACTTGCCGCCCAGCTCCATGGACAGGCCCTTGAGGTTGGCGGCGGCGTTACGGAAGATCGTCTGGCCCGTGGTGGTCTCCCCGGTGAAGGAGATCAGCGGCACGTCCGGGTGCTTCACGAGGGCGTCGCCGGCTTCCTCGCCGAGGCCGTTGACCAGGTTGAACACGCCGTCGGGCAGTCCGGCGTCCTTGAAGATCTGGGCCCAGAGCGAGGCCGAGAGCGGCGTGAACTCGGCAGGCTTGAGGACCACGGTGTTGCCGGTGGCCAGGGCCGGGGCAAGCTTCCAGGACTCGAGCATGAACGGGGTGTTCCACGGCGTGATGAGGCCCGCGACGCCGATCGGCTTTCGGTTTACGTAGTTGATCTGCGAACCCGGTACCTTCATGGCGTCGTCGAACTGGGCCACGATCAGGTCCGCGAAGAAGCGGAAGTTCTCCGCCGCACGCAACGCCTGGCCCTTGGCCTGGGTGATCGGCAGGCCGGTGTCGAAGGTCTCCAGCTCGGCGAGGCGCTCTTCCTGGGCTTCGACGGCGTCGGCGATCCTGTTCAGGACGCGGGCGCGTTCGCGCGGCTTCATCTTCGGCCACGGGCCGTTCACGAAAGCTTCGCGGGCGGCGGCGACGGCAAGGTCGATGTCTTCCTTCTGCCCGGCCGCGGCGGTGGCATAGTTACCGTTGGAGACCGGGTCCAGGACGTCGAAGGTCTTCCCGGACACCGAGTCAACGAACTGGCCGTTGATGAAGTGCTGGATGTGGGTGGGAAGGTCGTTCGGGACGTAATGGGTGGTGGTTTCCGGTGCAGTGAACGTCATTGTTTCTCCTTTGCTGTTGCAACGCGGGGTCACTTACGGCCTATGTTGGGCCGCTTAATGGGCGCTAACTGACCCCGCGTTGCTTTGTGCGAGGTACGCGTCGAGGGTGGCGGAGCGGTGGCGCCGCGCGGCTTGTTCGATGGTGTCGGGGTCGGCGTTGCCTTCGATGAGCTGAAGCAGCGCCTCGTGCTCCTTGACGGATTCCTGCGCACGGCCGGGGACGAAGCGGAACGTCGAGGCCCTGATCGAGGCGAGCCGGTTCCAGCCCCGGTGCACGAGGTCCAGGATGTGCGGATTGGGACAGTGTTCAAAGAGCACGCTGTGGAAATCCTGGTTCAACGCAGTGAAGCGGACCGGATCGAAATGCTCCAGGCAGTTGCGCATCTCGGCGTTGACCGCACGGGCGCGGGCAATCGCCACCGAATCGATAAGCGGTGCGGACAACGCCGTCGCGGCCCCCTCGATAATGCTCAGGGTCTGCATCGTGTACAGGTACTCCGTGGGGTCGATCCCGGAGACCGTGGCGCCGACATTGCGCTCGAACTTCACGAGCCCCTCGGCCTCCAGGCGGCGGATCGCCTCCCGGACCGGAACCACGCTCACGCCCAGGTCCTCGGCGATCTTCGCCAGCACCAGCCGGTAACCCGGCGTGTAGGTGCCCTCCACGATCCGCGCCTTGACGGCCGCATAGGCCTGCTCGGACTTGCTCCCGACGGCGGTTTCAGTCACCTTGGGTTCCTTCCCACTCCTGGTAGCGGGCACGCCACTGCTCGTTCATCGGATACAAACCGTCCACGCTGTTGCCCTGCTTGACCATTTCGAAGATGAAGGATTCTTCCTTCTCCTGCTCGATGCACTCATCCACGAGCTCCCCGGCGATGGCCGGCGGGATCACCAGGATGCCGTCCGAGTCGGCCACGATGATGTCCCCGGGCTGGACCGTGGCCCCGCCGCAAGCGATGGTGATGTCCGTGTCCCAGGGGATGTGGCGTCGGCCCAGCACGGCGGGGTGCGGGTTGGCGAAATAGGTGGGCATGTCCAGTCCTGCCACCGCCGAGTAGTCGCGCACGCCGCCGTCGGTGATGATGGCCGCGGCACCGCGCATCTGGGCACGCAGCGCCAGGATGTCCCCGACAGTTCCCGTGCCTTTTTCGCCCCGGGCCTCCATGACCAGGATTTCGCCTTCGTTGACGGAGTCGATGGCCCGTTTCTGCGCGTTGAACCCTCCGCCGTGGGTTGCGAACAGGTCCTCGCGGTTGGGGACATAGCGCAGGGTCCGGGCGAGCCCGACCACGCGGCGGTCCGGACGCGTGGCCTGCAGCCCGTCGATACTCACA
This genomic interval from Arthrobacter sp. FW306-2-2C-D06B contains the following:
- the hpaE gene encoding 5-carboxymethyl-2-hydroxymuconate semialdehyde dehydrogenase, whose protein sequence is MTFTAPETTTHYVPNDLPTHIQHFINGQFVDSVSGKTFDVLDPVSNGNYATAAAGQKEDIDLAVAAAREAFVNGPWPKMKPRERARVLNRIADAVEAQEERLAELETFDTGLPITQAKGQALRAAENFRFFADLIVAQFDDAMKVPGSQINYVNRKPIGVAGLITPWNTPFMLESWKLAPALATGNTVVLKPAEFTPLSASLWAQIFKDAGLPDGVFNLVNGLGEEAGDALVKHPDVPLISFTGETTTGQTIFRNAAANLKGLSMELGGKSPCVVFADADLDAAIDSALFGVFSLNGERCTAGSRILVERAIYDEFCEKYAARAKNIVVGDPHDPKTQVGALVHPEHYAKVASYVEIGKSEGRLLAGGGRPENLPAGLNNSNYIAPTVFADVAPDARIFQEEIFGPVVAITPFENDDEALALANNTKYGLAAYIWTQNLTRAHNFAQNVEAGMVWLNSHNVRDLRTPFGGVKASGLGHEGGYRSIDFYTDQQAVHITLGTVHTPKFGA
- a CDS encoding GntR family transcriptional regulator, yielding MTETAVGSKSEQAYAAVKARIVEGTYTPGYRLVLAKIAEDLGVSVVPVREAIRRLEAEGLVKFERNVGATVSGIDPTEYLYTMQTLSIIEGAATALSAPLIDSVAIARARAVNAEMRNCLEHFDPVRFTALNQDFHSVLFEHCPNPHILDLVHRGWNRLASIRASTFRFVPGRAQESVKEHEALLQLIEGNADPDTIEQAARRHRSATLDAYLAQSNAGSVSAH